In Sphaerodactylus townsendi isolate TG3544 linkage group LG13, MPM_Stown_v2.3, whole genome shotgun sequence, one DNA window encodes the following:
- the LOC125443086 gene encoding coiled-coil domain-containing protein 74B-like isoform X2, which produces MYSGGLPGLGLLPRWPHADSLERSVAFLQQQHSETLAQLHQEVERLKRQNKDLQYKLIMHPPLLKPGSHQSSKPSEDSCPVEKKALNLKAVERAGSTKRLGKKQEDEEKTEHAKEAAASVMQEDLEALCSEFDISAQTAPLSDKEVCDRMTSPMLPPSQSQTKTEEVKIPAASSNPFLVNVLPSQMRKPPTLEDCEVVIRQLWNINHRQMQELTYLRACLEDIHKTKRIPDDYMLAGHIGNQETTRFPKVKNAPKKWILTPLPAAERAVLPALKQTLGNAFAERQKRAQAAQRNRLHRTVL; this is translated from the exons ATGTACAGCGGCGGCCTGCCCGGCCTGGGGCTCCTGCCCCGCTGGCCCCACGCCGACAGTCTGGAGCGCAGCGTCGCCTTCCTGCAGCAACAGCATTCCGAGACTCTGGCCCAGCTGCACCAGGAGGTGGAGCGGCTGAAGCGCCAGAACAAGG ATCTTCAGTACAAGCTCATCATGCATCCGCCCTTGCTCAAGCCTG GTTCTCATCAAAGCAGCAAGCCTTCTGAAGACAGCTGTCCTGTGGAAAAAAAAGCTCTGAACCTGAAGGCAGTAGAAAGAGCCG GGTCCACAAAACGACTAGGAAAGAAGCAAGAGGATGAAGAAAAAACGGAGCACGCCAAAGAggcagcagccagtgtgatgcaggagGACTTGGAGGCCCTCTGTTCAGAGTTTGATATTTCTGCACAAACCGCTCCCCTCAG TGACAAAGAAGTCTGTGACAGAATGACATCCCCCATGCTTCCTCCATCCCAAAGTCAAACAAAAACTGAGGAAGTGAAAATCCCTGCAGCTTCTTCCAACCCTTTCTTGGTGAACGTACTTCCATCCCAAATGCGGAAGCCACCAACACTAGAGGATTGTGAGGTGGTCATTCGTCAGCTGTGGAACATCAACCACAGGCAGATGCAAGAG CTGACGTATTTGAGAGCGTGTTTAGAAGACATCCACAAGACCAAAAGAATTCCTGACGACTATATGCTTGCCGGACATATTGG GAACCAGGAGACCACACGTTTTCCTAAAGTGAAGAATGCTCCTAAGAAATG GATTCTAACGCCACTGCCTGCTGCCGAAAGAGCTGTGCTACCAGCACTGAAGCAAACATTAGGAAATGCTTTTGCTGAAAGACAGAAGAGAGCACAAGCTGCTCAGAGGAACAGGCTTCACCGGACTGTGCTTTAG
- the LOC125443086 gene encoding coiled-coil domain-containing protein 74B-like isoform X1, producing the protein MYSGGLPGLGLLPRWPHADSLERSVAFLQQQHSETLAQLHQEVERLKRQNKDLQYKLIMHPPLLKPGSHQSSKPSEDSCPVEKKALNLKAVERAGSTKRLGKKQEDEEKTEHAKEAAASVMQEDLEALCSEFDISAQTAPLSDKEVCDRMTSPMLPPSQSQTKTEEVKIPAASSNPFLVNVLPSQMRKPPTLEDCEVVIRQLWNINHRQMQELTYLRACLEDIHKTKRIPDDYMLAGHIGNQETTRFPKVKNAPKKCRILTPLPAAERAVLPALKQTLGNAFAERQKRAQAAQRNRLHRTVL; encoded by the exons ATGTACAGCGGCGGCCTGCCCGGCCTGGGGCTCCTGCCCCGCTGGCCCCACGCCGACAGTCTGGAGCGCAGCGTCGCCTTCCTGCAGCAACAGCATTCCGAGACTCTGGCCCAGCTGCACCAGGAGGTGGAGCGGCTGAAGCGCCAGAACAAGG ATCTTCAGTACAAGCTCATCATGCATCCGCCCTTGCTCAAGCCTG GTTCTCATCAAAGCAGCAAGCCTTCTGAAGACAGCTGTCCTGTGGAAAAAAAAGCTCTGAACCTGAAGGCAGTAGAAAGAGCCG GGTCCACAAAACGACTAGGAAAGAAGCAAGAGGATGAAGAAAAAACGGAGCACGCCAAAGAggcagcagccagtgtgatgcaggagGACTTGGAGGCCCTCTGTTCAGAGTTTGATATTTCTGCACAAACCGCTCCCCTCAG TGACAAAGAAGTCTGTGACAGAATGACATCCCCCATGCTTCCTCCATCCCAAAGTCAAACAAAAACTGAGGAAGTGAAAATCCCTGCAGCTTCTTCCAACCCTTTCTTGGTGAACGTACTTCCATCCCAAATGCGGAAGCCACCAACACTAGAGGATTGTGAGGTGGTCATTCGTCAGCTGTGGAACATCAACCACAGGCAGATGCAAGAG CTGACGTATTTGAGAGCGTGTTTAGAAGACATCCACAAGACCAAAAGAATTCCTGACGACTATATGCTTGCCGGACATATTGG GAACCAGGAGACCACACGTTTTCCTAAAGTGAAGAATGCTCCTAAGAAATG TAGGATTCTAACGCCACTGCCTGCTGCCGAAAGAGCTGTGCTACCAGCACTGAAGCAAACATTAGGAAATGCTTTTGCTGAAAGACAGAAGAGAGCACAAGCTGCTCAGAGGAACAGGCTTCACCGGACTGTGCTTTAG